The Hevea brasiliensis isolate MT/VB/25A 57/8 chromosome 9, ASM3005281v1, whole genome shotgun sequence nucleotide sequence GGAAAGTGATAAAAATATGGCTCAATTTTAGGCTATGATACCAAAATTAATGTGTTACAAACAAGAACAAAGAATAAAATAAACATTAATCCTTAAAGATAGAACTAATTCTCCAATATCATTGATCTCATATATAAAATTATCATAACAAAGCTTGTCTCCTAATAATAGAAATCCTAAGTCTTATTTATAGAATTAAGAATTCCAATCACATTAGTATTTTTAGAACCTGATTTAATCCTAATTAAGAatactaaattaaactaaaataaactaaaaaataataaaattcccaaataacAGACCTgataagaataaaatttttagagaATGACACtcttaaatttctttattttaccTGAAATATAAGTACTAAATTAGGAATATCTTCCTATGATCAGTTAAACAATGTAGGCGGCACCGCAATATTTGGGAACTTCCTTACTGGCAGGGCCATAGATTACGGGTCAAATGCTCACCATCCTTAGGGTTCCTGCTATGTGGGCTAGGTTTGGTGTATTTCCATGGGCTCAGGGTGGTGTGATTGTTATGAGTTGGATTCAGCTCTTGTAATCCGGCCTATGAGCCTCCTTTCATATAATCAAGCCTTTGGGCTTGTACTCATACGGTCTGATGAATTTTAattttggcaaaaaaaaaaaacttttatttaCTATTAAAAACCAAGCTCTTGAACACAAGGCCTTAATTACTTGTGATCTTTTACAATATCAAACAATCCATCAGCCGCAGGCTTCCACTGCATCGCCAGAGGCGTCTTCTTTAGGAATTGTTTCTCGCGTGCTGTACGAGACTTTTTATGTTCCTCTATCAGTTGAAACTTGGCTGTGGCCGCTTCCATTTTTGTTCTTAGTTTCTCAACCTCTTCCCTAGTCCGTTCAATTTCTTGCTGGTGTTCAACTTCGGAGCTGTCTAGCAACTTCCTAGCTCGAAACACATAGTGGACACGCGCAACACGCTTAATATGTCTGAACAAGAACTGAATTTTGAACCCAGCACACTCAGCCCATTTTAAGCAAGCAACCCATTCTCCAAGTTTATGTTCTGTGACATCCACAACCTTAGTTGTGCTCATATTCTGTATGACACCACATAAGATGTAAAGAATTAATGACCCTACTTTGGGACTTAGGCCGGGAATATCATCGTCCCTGAATCTGCCAAGCAATTGCATATAAATTGAGTTCAGAGTAGGAGAGAGCAGCACATCCCCAATTTTGACAAATTCGTTTTGCTCCAATAAAAAGCTTGGAAATTCATTGCCCAAAACTACAGAAGGACCATTTAGTATCATAGCCGAATTAAGCAAACTGCGTTTGGTTTTTAGAGACGACGAACCTTGTTTGTATTGCTTCCAAAGGCAAATGTTATGAGCGTCAATACAGTCCATGAACCGTCTGAAGGCCTCGCTCGTAAATAATGCAGGATGAGTACCatctttctccttgcccttaacAGATTCTTTacctcttttcattttcttttgcaTTCTTTCAATGATGTCATTGATTTCGTTTTTCTCGGATGCATTTAGAGAATGAAATATATCATCAAAGGACAAACCTTCCCTTGTCTCATTGGCTGCCTCATTTTGCTTCATCTCTGTCACCATTAGTTCTTTGCTTATCACCTTACTGGTGATCTGTCTAACTGCTGTTCTCAATTTCACATCTCCACGCTCTCCCCTGAGTGCTGGTATGACCTAGCAAGAACCATTAAAAGATTACAGCTTCAGCGTGAAGTAAATGTTAAgaacatgaaaaaaaaatatcaatATAAGCAAGTACCACTGAAAGTACACATTTTACTTCAACTATCATTGGGCAACCTATCTCACAGTAATAAACACAGAGTTTTGGATCCCTTCGTTCTTCACAAGCATCACAGTAaaattcatcatcatcatcttcatcCTCGACGTAAAAATCTTTGAGGGTGAGGGGATCTATATGACATTTGTGCTTGATGGTGACTGGCAATGGACCACATACAAGGTGAAGATTGTAATCGCACTCTAGACAACGGAATGCAGGGGAGCTAATACAGCTTCTATTACAAGCACAACATTCGAGTTCACCGTATATATTATCCACAACAGTGAGAAGGTGACTGTGTTTCATAAACTCTACAGTTGGCTTCAAGAAAGCACAATCAACATCCAGATTGAAATTGCACTCCCCACAACGAAAAACAAATCCACCGCATTCTTTGAGACAAAAATTGCACTTTacttttttaagattttgagaacCCACATTCAAAAGAATAAGTGGGTGAGCTGGGTGATAGGAATTCATGATCTCCAGTGGAAGCTCGGCGCAGGATTTATGCAAATAGAAGTTGCAATTGCTGCAACCATAGGCAAGAATTGAGCAGTTCTTTTCACACCCTTTACAGCAAACTTCGTGATGAACATTGTTCTCTGGATAGAGTGTCAAAGGATGCACATGGCTAATATGTTTAATTTT carries:
- the LOC110656562 gene encoding uncharacterized protein LOC110656562 isoform X2, which translates into the protein MSFYGKRRFKYFLHRHDLEHLEKEDVPKGVFCKGCNRHILGHAYSCSRFTCNACYQARSGFAYVCETCRVNFDPECVHQLSTMKSEDGDGRIEHFSHHHPLKDYEAEALCHICGQLCSGPAWGCSQCNFYLHKYCMKILPRRIKHWFHSCPLTFLTLPDYRCVVCLKTGSGLIFRCLKCRFELCVECCLMSVIKSNRSSKHPGEIQHFFHSCPLILKISSSFTCNGCLGHRSDFTYWCQHCDFYLDLMCARTFAIKSEGEEKKIQHFSHWHPLEPFEKMEDYEVLCVVCGNPSSDPTYCCSRCKFYIHKSCMDTLPQKIQRFFHPCPLILLNTPHSYQCAACDENCLPGLTFCCGNCHFQLDTRCALQPMIKYEGQEKIKHISHVHPLTLYPENNVHHEVCCKGCEKNCSILAYGCSNCNFYLHKSCAELPLEIMNSYHPAHPLILLNVGSQNLKKVKCNFCLKECGGFVFRCGECNFNLDVDCAFLKPTVEFMKHSHLLTVVDNIYGELECCACNRSCISSPAFRCLECDYNLHLVCGPLPVTIKHKCHIDPLTLKDFYVEDEDDDDEFYCDACEERRDPKLCVYYCEIGCPMIVEVKCVLSVVIPALRGERGDVKLRTAVRQITSKVISKELMVTEMKQNEAANETREGLSFDDIFHSLNASEKNEINDIIERMQKKMKRGKESVKGKEKDGTHPALFTSEAFRRFMDCIDAHNICLWKQYKQGSSSLKTKRSLLNSAMILNGPSVVLGNEFPSFLLEQNEFVKIGDVLLSPTLNSIYMQLLGRFRDDDIPGLSPKVGSLILYILCGVIQNMSTTKVVDVTEHKLGEWVACLKWAECAGFKIQFLFRHIKRVARVHYVFRARKLLDSSEVEHQQEIERTREEVEKLRTKMEAATAKFQLIEEHKKSRTAREKQFLKKTPLAMQWKPAADGLFDIVKDHK
- the LOC110656562 gene encoding uncharacterized protein LOC110656562 isoform X1, with product MSFYGKRRFKYFLHRHDLEHLEKEDVPKGVFCKGCNRHILGHAYSCSRCEFYLHPSCAELLQEINHFFHQCVLTLKIFSSSFTCNACYQARSGFAYVCETCRVNFDPECVHQLSTMKSEDGDGRIEHFSHHHPLKDYEAEALCHICGQLCSGPAWGCSQCNFYLHKYCMKILPRRIKHWFHSCPLTFLTLPDYRCVVCLKTGSGLIFRCLKCRFELCVECCLMSVIKSNRSSKHPGEIQHFFHSCPLILKISSSFTCNGCLGHRSDFTYWCQHCDFYLDLMCARTFAIKSEGEEKKIQHFSHWHPLEPFEKMEDYEVLCVVCGNPSSDPTYCCSRCKFYIHKSCMDTLPQKIQRFFHPCPLILLNTPHSYQCAACDENCLPGLTFCCGNCHFQLDTRCALQPMIKYEGQEKIKHISHVHPLTLYPENNVHHEVCCKGCEKNCSILAYGCSNCNFYLHKSCAELPLEIMNSYHPAHPLILLNVGSQNLKKVKCNFCLKECGGFVFRCGECNFNLDVDCAFLKPTVEFMKHSHLLTVVDNIYGELECCACNRSCISSPAFRCLECDYNLHLVCGPLPVTIKHKCHIDPLTLKDFYVEDEDDDDEFYCDACEERRDPKLCVYYCEIGCPMIVEVKCVLSVVIPALRGERGDVKLRTAVRQITSKVISKELMVTEMKQNEAANETREGLSFDDIFHSLNASEKNEINDIIERMQKKMKRGKESVKGKEKDGTHPALFTSEAFRRFMDCIDAHNICLWKQYKQGSSSLKTKRSLLNSAMILNGPSVVLGNEFPSFLLEQNEFVKIGDVLLSPTLNSIYMQLLGRFRDDDIPGLSPKVGSLILYILCGVIQNMSTTKVVDVTEHKLGEWVACLKWAECAGFKIQFLFRHIKRVARVHYVFRARKLLDSSEVEHQQEIERTREEVEKLRTKMEAATAKFQLIEEHKKSRTAREKQFLKKTPLAMQWKPAADGLFDIVKDHK